ACACATACGTAGCCCACTCCGATGATTTGTACGATCTCCCCATCCCGCCTGAAGGGTCACCGCTTCCCAACTTCTATCATTTCCTACGCGGTCTGGGCCTACCATCGCTTTGCTCTCAGCTTGCAGGATGTTGAGGATCTGCTCGCTGAACGAGGTATTACCGTCAGCTACGAAACGATCCGCGCGTGGGTTAAAAAACTCGGTCCTGGAATCGCGAAACGGATCCGCGCAAGCCGCAATCGGTCCAGCGATAAATGGCATCTCGACGAAGTAGTCATCATGATCCGGGGTGTGAAACACTGGCTTTGGCGTGCAGTGGACAGCAACGGTCAAACCCTTGATATTCTGGTCCAAACTCGGCGCAATACACGGGCTGCTAAACGGTTCATCTCCAGATTAATGGCCCGCTGGGGCGAGCCCCGCGTTATTGTGACAGACAAACTCCGCAGCTACGGTGCGGCTCTACGCAAGCTTGAGTTGGATGTGGAGCATCGGGCGCACAAGGGATTGAACAATCGTATAGAAGGGTCGCACAGACCGACGCGGAAACGAGAAAAGATACAGGGCAGGTTCAAGTCAGCTCGTCAGGCCCAGAGATTCCTCTCCGTCCATGATGAAACCGCTAACCTGTTCCGTCCATACCGCCACAAGATGACTGCCTCAACCTATCGCCAGAAACGGGCCACCGCTTTCGAACATTGGAACGGCTGCGCCAAAGAACTGGCAGCCTGATACTATTTTCATGCATTGGTTGTTCTTCAGAAAATTAACCTGACAATGCCGGCGCGACGGGTTGAAAGACATCTTTGGCAAAGACATCAGCCGCGACCTGATCGGACGTCTGCATGCCCGTGGCCAAGCGCGAGATTGCTCCGGGTGTCGAACACCGATCGCATAAGGGTTTGAACAACCTCGCCGAAAACAGCCACTTGCCATTTCGAAAGCGGGACAGGGCGATGCAGGGTTATCGTTCACGGGGAAGTCTGCAACAGTTTGTATCAATTCACTCAGCCATACGGAATTGCTTCTTTGCGCCCTCCCGCCGTCGCTCTACCTTAACAATCCGCTATCACCGTATCGAGGCATTTGACGCCCGGAATGCCGCCACGCGAGTAGCTTGAAATCCGGGTATCAGGATTCTCTTTGGGCACGCAGTTAATGTGACAACACCTGCCTTATTGAGGAAGGCGTGGGCTTCGCCCCACATTGCTTACTGAGAGATGCCACCTTCGGTTGATGTCTGCTCTTCAACGTGGCCCTTGTTTGCGACCGGTTTGCCACGCGGAGGGAACTTCTCGAAGGTGGCAAGATGTGCCTGTACCAATCGGGCGGCTGGGCCGAAGGCCCACATCTTTTCACCCATCCAACGCACATACATACCACTTTCGTCCGCAGCTTTTTCATATGGGTCACGACGCAGATTGTAGAGCAACGGGGCAACCAATTCTTCCTTAGGGCCCGACCAGCCATGGTTTTGTACGACAAAGTGTGCTTTCCAATCATTGTAGCGCACTGCCTGTAGGTCCGTCCCCTGATAGTAGATCAGCTCGCGGCGACTGCTCTCTTCATCCTCGCCAGTCAGATAAGACAGTTGGTTGTAGCCATCGAGATGTACATTGTAGCCTTCATAGCCCTCTAGCAGTTTCTCCCTCATGTCTGCGGGGCCTCCGGCGGCTGCCACAAAGGTCGGCATCCAGTCCATTCCGCTGAAAATACCATTTAAGACCTGACCTTCCGGAATTTTACCGGGCCAGCGTATGATAGCAGGCACTCTGAAGCCACCTTCCCAGGTCGTACCTTTTTCCCCATGGAACGGTGTGGTTCCGCCATCGGGCCAAGTCAGTGTTTCGGGACCATTATCAGCTGTGAACATTACTATGGTGTTGTCGGCAACTCCAAGGTCTTCGAGGTGGCTGAGAACATCGCCAACGTTGTCGTCCAACTCCTTCATGACCACATCCTGAAGACCGCGACCATTGCCCAGCATTTCCTCGTACTCCGGGCTGAGGTGGGTCCACACATGTGCTCGAGCTGGAGCCATCCAGACGAAGAACGGGGAGTCTGCCTCGACCGCACGCGAAATGAAATCTTTCGTATGAGCCGTTACTTCGTTGTCCAACGTCTTTTGACGTTCCGGCGGAGCCGGACCATCGTCAATGATACGCTGCTTTCCGACTTTACCGAAACGCGGATCCACTGTTTCATCCTCTTCCTCTGTAGCGAAGGAATGAATAATGTTGCGCGGAGAGAATTGCGCGTTGAATTCCGGATCGTCCGGCCAGTCGGGGTCAGACGTGTATTCCATGGCGTTCAGGTGATAGAGCCAACCCCAGTATTCATCGAAACCCTTCGTCGTAGGCAGGAACTCGTTCAGATCACCAAGGTGGTTTTTACCGAACTGTCCTGTCGTATATCCCAGTTTTTTCAGGAACATCGGGAGAGTTGGATCACTTGGATTCAAACCTATTGGGTCACCCGGCAGTCCAACTGTATGCATACCAGTCCTAATTGGCATCTGCCCTGTCATGAATGCTGATCGTCCAGCAGTGCAACTTGGCTCCGCGTAGTAATCTGTAAGACGCACACCTTCCAAGGAAAGCTTATCTAAGTTGGGTGTCTCAATGCTTTTAATACCGCCATGATAAACGCCAACGCTGGCCCAACCTACGTCGTCTGCCATAATGACAAGAATATTAGGAGGCCCATCCTCGTCGGCCCAAGCACTAGAAACCATAGTGCAAAGCGCACCGGCCAAAGAGATAAACTTTTTCATTTGAACTCCACTTGCATATGCTCTTCTAAAAGATAGAAGAAATCGAAGGTTTTGTTAACATGCTAAGTTTAAAATTTTGTTAACATGCTAAGTTTTAAGTTTTTATAGATGCCGCCATTGATCATGCGGGTTATCAAAACGGCAGGAAGGTCCGCGTCTCGTTTGTCCGAACTGGCTGCGGCGAAAGGGCGGTATGAGCTCCGCTGATTTTCGCTGGCCCGAATGACCGCAAACGGGTAGTTCGCCGCGCTGCCAAAAAGTTTCGGGCTGCGGGAGCGATGGTTTTCTGCATCAGCAATAGCTGCACGAGCAAAATGTAGGCTTGTCCCGCTCTCCGGTCATTGCATCGCCAAAATAGCTGTACCGACGACCAACGTCCGCTTCGAGGAAGCTGCAACACGGCCTGGCAAATAAACGGTGCTGCGATGCTCTATCTAGCGGGGCTGGCCAAATTCTGCAGTTCTGACACGAGCGACTGTGGTGGTATTGCCATCCCTCGTTTGGTTACAGACGTAGCCGCCGATCTGTTCCAATCTGACATCAACTTGATGGGCAAGTGTGCTGAGGCTGCACGAAGCCTGGAACGAGAAACTGAAGACCCAACGCTTGGCGGGCTATGTAAGCGAATTGGCGAGGATTGCGATAGCATTGCACGGACACAGCGCGGCACATCTATCGAGGCCGGCTTCGGGAACAGTGAAGTGTTCAGAGAATTCGCCCGCGCGCGTAGTTGCAAGAACAGGTCAGCATTCATCATCGCTATGACGAGGCGATCAACAAGATTGATTTGGGAGCTTTCCCTTTCCTTGTTCTCGATGCAGAGAAGGGGTCAAATGTGCACCGCTTCGCCAATATGATGCCCGGTGGTCGGATCGACCGATCCCCCTGTGGCACCGGCGCCGCCGCACGTGCCGCCGTTCTACATGCACGTGGAAAGATGGATATCGGCGAAGAACATACGGCACTGTCAATTACGGATGGCGAATTCAAGATGCGCCTTCGTGAAAAGACCACTATCAGCGGAACCGAGGTTGTCATGCCCGAGATTACCAGGCGCGCCTTTATTTATGGCACCAGCCAATTGTTCGTAAATCCCGAAGATCCCTATCAGATGGGGATAAGCCTTTCTGACATGTGGGGCAAAGCCGCACGTGGGTGTTAGTTTCGCCTACCACACTGCACATGGAACATATCATGCTCAACATCACACCCAAGATACTTGCTGCACATCTTCCTTGGATGCTTAAAATGCGACGGGACTTTCATCAAAATCCCGAACTGGGTTTTGACGAAAGTCGGACTGTTTGACGTCAGCGCCTATGTACGTACTGATTGTGCCGCCCTAGCATTCAAGTTATAAATCAGTAACGTCGTCGGACTTGTAGGGAAAACGCACTCTATGTTTGCTAAAGTCAAATCCAGTTTTCGGGACGTGATCCTTTGGACAACATTGATATGTGTGTTTTGTCTGGGCTATCTACAGACAACAGAAAGCCTGTTTGCTGGCTTTGTAGTGCAAGAACTTTCTGCTTTTGAGCACGGCGCATTCGACGGTGCCGAGCCGTATTGTAGTACAGGTCAATGTGCGGGCGGCAGCATCTCTTGTAGCAGCAACTGCGATTTCTTGATACATTCCACCAACTCACCCCTGGCCCGCAACCACAGGTTTGAAAACTGGCCCGTGATTATGCTTGTGCTCATCGGACGATCAGTCGGTTTTGACCCCAGGCCTCCCAAATAAAGTTGAATGAAACCGGCAACCACTCTGGTTGCTGTTACTCTCATATTCAACTTTTTGGAGTGTCCAAATGACACAATCTATATCGCCCATAGCGGGCGTAACTCAACTATGGCACAAACTGACCCGTTCTGAGACAGGCCAGCTCACGGAGCAAAACATCAACCACATCGCACTGATTCTGAGGTTTGGAATCGGATCGGTGTTTGTCATCGGCGGCTGGTGGAAACTCTCACGAGCGATTGATCCCACTCGAGCCGATGCATTGGTCAGCAAGTATCTGGCGCCGAACGGCTATATAAATGGGTTCTTTCAGGAATATCTGTTCACAAATGATTTGCTGACGCCATGGGCGTTCATGACAGCCCTATCCACCTTCGAACTCTTTGCCGGATTGGCTCTGTTACTCGGCATTTTTGTACGCCCGCTGTCGATTATCTTTGGGCTGCTCATGTGGTCTTTTGTGGCGGCACTTCCTGTGGTCACAACGCCGGATCTCATCCCAACTGATTCAACCTTCCTAACCCCAGCGTTGATCGTCCAAATTCGCGATGTTGGGCTGTCTGGATTCTGTTTTGCTTTGGCCATCGTCGGCTCTGGAGCGTACAGTCTTGATGCCAGATTATTGGGAAGAGGGCGCGCCCTGGGGTTAGTCGAATGGGCAACACTCGGTCTTTTAGTCCGCATATCAATAGCTGTGGTATTCCTCACGGGCGGATTTTTCTTTGGCCTCGATCACGTAAAATCCTGGACAGGCATTCCATTGCTTTCCATCGGAATTGGGATCACCATGCTATCAGGACATGGGGTGCGTGTTGCAGCCGTCGCCGCACTCGTTGTCTTACTTTTCTATTGCGTCGGTAAGCTTGATGCCGCCAAACCCTTGTGGGACAACCTCAACGCTATAAAACGCGAGTTTGCGTTTTGTGCCGCAGCGAGCCTCCTGCTTTGCTTTTCCGGGGGGCAGGCATTTCAGGTTGGTTATCTGATCCGTCATCCCAAAACTGCGCTGTTCGGGTCCGAACAGCAAACGCATCAATCATAAAAACAGAAACGCGCCAACCGCTTGATAAAAGGTGGTTGGCCCGCACCCCGGCCAGGCAGGCGGGGTGCTGACTGTATCAGTCAATAGTGAACAAAAGCGCGGGAATTCGTAATTATGTTCCGGACCCCATGGGTATGATCTTCGTCAAAGACACTGTCATCCAGCCATAGCTCCTTGAACCGGTCCGTTCAGGTGTGGAATCCGTTCCTGCTTCTTTCTGTTGAATTGGTTGCGATCAAGGCCTGCTCACAGCGGGGTAACCCGAAGATCGGACACCTCTGGTCCGACCGCTTCGACCACCCTGGTTGCCTCACATCCTGGAATGCCCTGCAGAGCTAAGGTTTTGTAGAGCCCGGAGCGGACATAGACATCGTGGTAGTTCACCCTGATCCTGGTTTGTCAGATACGAAGTTCGCCGGAATCAGGCTCGGCAACCTCGACATCTTCTCAAACCAGAAGCGTCTACGCGGCATTCTGATCGAAGCGGCTTGGCAATGGACGTGGCGCGATCCAGAAACCAAGGAGCTCTACAATCGACATTTGCGAAGCATGGGATCGGACAGAAAGCTATTGCCGCCGTCGCCCGCAAGCTCGCAATCAAGCTTTGGCGCTTGGCGATGGAACCACCGCCCGCGCCAATGGGGGATGCTGCGAGCGGGGCTCGGTCGGCATAGCCGACAGTAAAATAGGGCAGCACGCCTATCAACCGGCGCGTACCGAAAACGGTACTCGGGGACCTTACATCATCCTGTCAGGCACGAATAAGAAAAGGCTTACGCTAGGTCGGTGAACAGATTTGATTTGGCTTGCAAACCGGCGATGCAAATTAACTGTCGGTACGAGGAAGTGTTGAACGAAGCCGACTTGCGCATGTCGCGTCCAATGCAGATGTTAAACCCAAAATGCTATAACCTCGCTAGGGAGAAAAAATATTAGGTGCACAGATGATTAAATACACCGGAAGCTGCCACTGTGGTGCTGTGAAGTTCACATTCTCCGCTCCGGAAATAGAGCAGGTTATGCGATGCGACTGCTCCATTTGCGCCCGTAAGGGCATATCTATGTCGATGACGACGATTGCACCGGAAGACATTGAAATCTCAGCGGAAGAAGGTGCTCTTTCAACATACCAATTCGGCTCGATGACAGCTCGCCATCACTTTTGCAGCCGTTGCGGTATTCAGACGTTCGTCGAAACCCGACTGAATCCGGGCCACTACAGAATTAACGTTGGCTGCGTCGATGGTATCAACGCGCTGCGCCTTCCAGAGATTATTTACGATGGGCAATCCCTCGACTGAGAACAGTCGAAGTTATCATTCTCGCCATTGACTATTGTCCACATAAGAAAAACCCCGTCGCAAGAAGCGAGCGGGGCCAAGCCCGACCCACGGGCCTGGAATGTTGTTGAATGTCATACGAACCTGACCCAAGTGTCATAACGTGACCCAATCCCCGTTTTTGCCCGCGTGGTCTGTTGCGATTGATCTGACTTCCCCTTCTGGAAAATCAGGGCTGATTTGCAGGTCAGACGGCGAAGCCGCCTGTTCCTGCTGATCTGCCACGTGGCGAACGCGGGAGGGGGCAAGGCAATGCTATTCGACAGTGGTGGTGCGGGCAGGAGGCGGAGCAGACAACACGGTCCTGTTTAATAGGGCTGCCCGAGGGGGAGGGCAGCGCCCTCACCCTTACGGCCAGGAGCGTTTGACTTGCCCAAATCCCGCTGGCCCAGAAAACAAGAGCGGCGGGGCCAATAGCCCCGCCACCGTTGCGATCATTCGATTTTGGTGATGGAATTTACACAGTGCGCAGCTATTCCGTCATTCGTTTTTCACTCTTTGCTGATGCAGCATTTGTTCGCAATCGCGGCCCATCTGTTGTTGCAACGTAGCGCGTATCGCTAATCCGGTCATTCATTGGCATTGTTATAGCTGGAACCGAGACCGCACTTTCGCTGCATGCCGTTCAGACAAACAAGACGCGGGACAAGGCGCTCTCTCGCTGCATAATTGCCAACGCCCGCTATTGATCGGCTGTCTCAAATTCCGCATGCTGGT
This window of the Roseovarius sp. EL26 genome carries:
- a CDS encoding arylsulfatase codes for the protein MKKFISLAGALCTMVSSAWADEDGPPNILVIMADDVGWASVGVYHGGIKSIETPNLDKLSLEGVRLTDYYAEPSCTAGRSAFMTGQMPIRTGMHTVGLPGDPIGLNPSDPTLPMFLKKLGYTTGQFGKNHLGDLNEFLPTTKGFDEYWGWLYHLNAMEYTSDPDWPDDPEFNAQFSPRNIIHSFATEEEDETVDPRFGKVGKQRIIDDGPAPPERQKTLDNEVTAHTKDFISRAVEADSPFFVWMAPARAHVWTHLSPEYEEMLGNGRGLQDVVMKELDDNVGDVLSHLEDLGVADNTIVMFTADNGPETLTWPDGGTTPFHGEKGTTWEGGFRVPAIIRWPGKIPEGQVLNGIFSGMDWMPTFVAAAGGPADMREKLLEGYEGYNVHLDGYNQLSYLTGEDEESSRRELIYYQGTDLQAVRYNDWKAHFVVQNHGWSGPKEELVAPLLYNLRRDPYEKAADESGMYVRWMGEKMWAFGPAARLVQAHLATFEKFPPRGKPVANKGHVEEQTSTEGGISQ
- a CDS encoding proline racemase family protein, with protein sequence MQEQVSIHHRYDEAINKIDLGAFPFLVLDAEKGSNVHRFANMMPGGRIDRSPCGTGAAARAAVLHARGKMDIGEEHTALSITDGEFKMRLREKTTISGTEVVMPEITRRAFIYGTSQLFVNPEDPYQMGISLSDMWGKAARGC
- a CDS encoding IS6 family transposase, producing the protein MICTISPSRLKGHRFPTSIISYAVWAYHRFALSLQDVEDLLAERGITVSYETIRAWVKKLGPGIAKRIRASRNRSSDKWHLDEVVIMIRGVKHWLWRAVDSNGQTLDILVQTRRNTRAAKRFISRLMARWGEPRVIVTDKLRSYGAALRKLELDVEHRAHKGLNNRIEGSHRPTRKREKIQGRFKSARQAQRFLSVHDETANLFRPYRHKMTASTYRQKRATAFEHWNGCAKELAA
- a CDS encoding GFA family protein, producing the protein MRCDCSICARKGISMSMTTIAPEDIEISAEEGALSTYQFGSMTARHHFCSRCGIQTFVETRLNPGHYRINVGCVDGINALRLPEIIYDGQSLD
- a CDS encoding DoxX family membrane protein, whose protein sequence is MTQSISPIAGVTQLWHKLTRSETGQLTEQNINHIALILRFGIGSVFVIGGWWKLSRAIDPTRADALVSKYLAPNGYINGFFQEYLFTNDLLTPWAFMTALSTFELFAGLALLLGIFVRPLSIIFGLLMWSFVAALPVVTTPDLIPTDSTFLTPALIVQIRDVGLSGFCFALAIVGSGAYSLDARLLGRGRALGLVEWATLGLLVRISIAVVFLTGGFFFGLDHVKSWTGIPLLSIGIGITMLSGHGVRVAAVAALVVLLFYCVGKLDAAKPLWDNLNAIKREFAFCAAASLLLCFSGGQAFQVGYLIRHPKTALFGSEQQTHQS